The following are from one region of the Sphingomonas sp. J315 genome:
- a CDS encoding TlyA family RNA methyltransferase: MAKTRPDQLLVERGLAESRTRAQALILAGLVFSGDKRVDKPGQPIAPDAPLMVKGRDHPWVSRGGVKLAHALDHFGIDPAGMVAIDVGSSTGGFTDVLLSRGATRVYAVDSGTNQLAWKLRQDERVVVHEQTSARVLTAAHIPESVDIVVCDASFISLSKVLERPFAFVREGAWVVALIKPQFEAGRGEVGKGGVVRDAAVHERVCGEVVAWLEELGWSVAGVTTSPITGPEGNVEFLVAARAGAAGVSP, from the coding sequence ATGGCCAAGACACGACCCGATCAGCTGCTCGTCGAACGCGGGCTTGCCGAGAGCCGCACGCGGGCGCAGGCGTTGATCCTGGCGGGGCTGGTGTTCAGCGGCGACAAGCGCGTGGACAAGCCGGGCCAGCCGATCGCGCCCGATGCGCCGCTGATGGTGAAGGGCCGCGACCATCCCTGGGTGTCGCGCGGCGGGGTCAAGCTGGCGCATGCGCTCGACCATTTCGGGATCGACCCTGCGGGTATGGTGGCGATCGATGTGGGGTCGTCGACCGGGGGCTTTACCGATGTGCTGCTGAGCCGGGGGGCGACCCGCGTCTATGCGGTGGACAGCGGGACCAACCAGCTGGCGTGGAAGCTGCGGCAGGACGAGCGCGTGGTGGTGCATGAGCAGACCAGCGCGCGGGTGCTGACCGCGGCGCACATTCCCGAGTCCGTAGACATCGTGGTGTGCGATGCGAGCTTCATTTCGCTGTCCAAGGTGCTGGAGCGGCCGTTCGCGTTCGTGCGCGAAGGGGCGTGGGTGGTCGCGCTGATCAAGCCGCAGTTCGAGGCGGGGCGCGGCGAGGTCGGCAAGGGCGGCGTGGTGCGCGATGCCGCGGTGCATGAGCGGGTGTGCGGTGAGGTTGTGGCGTGGCTGGAAGAGCTGGGCTGGAGCGTCGCGGGGGTGACGACCAGCCCGATCACCGGGCCGGAGGGGAATGTCGAGTTTCTGGTCGCCGCGCGCGCCGGGGCGGCGGGTGTGTCACCTTGA
- the hslU gene encoding ATP-dependent protease ATPase subunit HslU — translation MTDSLTPKAIVAALDAHIIGQRDAKRAVAVALRNRWRRQQLKADLRDEVTPKNILMIGPTGCGKTEISRRLAKLADAPFVKVEATKFTEVGYVGRDVEQIARDLVEEAIRLERERRRAAVKDKAEAAAMTRLLDALTGKDSSQATREAFRARLNEGHLDNTEIEIEVEASGGMPFDIPGAGPQMINLGEMMKGLGGPQLKRRKMNVHAAWAKLVEEEADKRLDQDDVARVALADAEANGIVFLDEIDKIAVSDVRGGSVSREGVQRDLLPLIEGTTVATKYGPMKTDHILFIASGAFHVAKPSDLLPELQGRLPIRVELKGLTEDDFVAILSDTKASLPEQYRALIGTEGVDVRFTDDGIRAVARIAAEVNGEIENIGARRLQTVMEKLLEEVSFDAEDRSGTALVVDAAYVDSQLASIARNTDLSRYVL, via the coding sequence ATGACCGACTCCCTCACCCCCAAAGCCATCGTCGCCGCGCTCGACGCGCACATCATCGGCCAGCGCGACGCCAAGCGCGCGGTCGCCGTCGCGCTGCGCAACCGCTGGCGCCGCCAGCAGCTCAAGGCCGATCTGCGCGACGAAGTGACGCCCAAGAACATCCTGATGATCGGCCCGACCGGCTGCGGCAAGACCGAGATCAGCCGCCGTCTGGCCAAGCTCGCCGACGCCCCGTTCGTGAAGGTCGAAGCGACCAAATTCACCGAAGTCGGCTATGTCGGCCGCGACGTCGAACAGATCGCCCGCGATCTCGTGGAAGAGGCGATCCGCCTCGAACGCGAACGCCGCCGCGCTGCGGTGAAGGACAAGGCCGAAGCCGCGGCGATGACCCGGTTGCTCGACGCGCTCACCGGCAAGGACAGCAGCCAGGCGACCCGCGAAGCCTTCCGTGCGCGCCTCAACGAAGGGCATCTCGACAACACCGAAATCGAGATCGAGGTCGAAGCCTCGGGCGGCATGCCGTTCGACATCCCCGGCGCGGGGCCGCAGATGATCAACCTCGGCGAGATGATGAAGGGCCTGGGCGGCCCCCAGCTCAAGCGCCGCAAGATGAATGTCCACGCCGCCTGGGCCAAGCTGGTCGAGGAGGAAGCCGACAAGCGCCTCGATCAGGACGATGTCGCCCGCGTCGCGCTGGCCGACGCCGAGGCGAACGGCATCGTCTTCCTCGACGAGATCGACAAGATCGCGGTCAGCGACGTGCGCGGCGGCAGCGTCAGCCGCGAGGGCGTCCAGCGCGACCTGCTCCCGCTGATCGAGGGCACCACGGTCGCCACCAAATACGGCCCGATGAAGACCGACCATATCCTGTTCATCGCCAGCGGCGCGTTCCACGTCGCCAAGCCCAGCGACCTGCTCCCCGAACTCCAGGGCCGCCTCCCCATCCGCGTTGAGCTCAAGGGCCTGACCGAGGATGATTTCGTCGCGATCCTCTCGGACACCAAGGCGTCGCTGCCCGAACAGTACCGCGCGCTGATCGGCACCGAGGGGGTCGACGTCCGCTTCACCGACGACGGCATCCGCGCCGTCGCCCGCATCGCCGCCGAGGTGAATGGCGAGATCGAAAATATCGGCGCCCGCCGCCTCCAGACGGTGATGGAAAAGCTGCTCGAGGAAGTCAGCTTCGACGCCGAGGACCGCTCAGGTACAGCCCTCGTCGTCGACGCCGCTTATGTCGACAGCCAGCTGGCGAGCATCGCCCGGAATACGGATTTGAGCCGATACGTCCTCTAA
- a CDS encoding holin family protein, with product MSVIASLIGPIAGLIDKIIPDPKARDAAKLELLKLQGTQEMEAVRTQLSAIVAEAQSPDPWTSRARPSFLYVMYALLLWAIPMGLIGAVQPDMATGIAASMNAYLSGIPESLYALFGTGYLGYTAARQWGKIKGVEK from the coding sequence ATGAGTGTCATTGCCAGCCTGATCGGCCCGATCGCCGGTCTGATCGACAAGATCATCCCCGACCCCAAGGCGCGCGACGCCGCCAAGCTCGAACTTCTCAAGCTGCAAGGCACGCAGGAGATGGAGGCGGTCCGCACCCAGCTCTCGGCAATCGTCGCGGAGGCGCAATCCCCCGACCCCTGGACCAGCCGCGCCCGCCCCAGCTTCCTCTACGTCATGTATGCGCTGCTGCTCTGGGCGATCCCGATGGGCCTGATCGGCGCGGTCCAGCCCGACATGGCCACGGGCATCGCGGCAAGCATGAACGCCTATCTCTCCGGCATCCCGGAATCGCTCTACGCGCTCTTCGGCACCGGCTATCTCGGCTACACCGCCGCGCGCCAATGGGGAAAGATCAAGGGCGTCGAGAAATAA
- a CDS encoding glycoside hydrolase family 108 protein encodes MTIDQLIDDVIAREGGYSDHPADRGGPTRWGVTERVARAHGYSGDMRVFPRSEAAAIYRRLYWLRPRFDQVAQRAPALAAELFDTGVNMGPAVAARFLQRALNGLNRNGRDYPDMGVDGQIGPITLAALAAFLDTRGPPGERVLLKAVEALQGERYIALAEGRPANEAFLYGWLANRIGS; translated from the coding sequence ATGACCATCGACCAACTGATCGACGACGTGATCGCCCGAGAGGGCGGCTATAGCGACCACCCCGCCGACCGTGGCGGCCCGACGCGCTGGGGCGTGACCGAGCGGGTCGCCCGCGCCCACGGCTATTCCGGCGACATGCGCGTCTTTCCCCGCAGCGAAGCCGCCGCCATCTACCGCCGCCTCTACTGGCTGCGTCCGCGCTTCGACCAGGTCGCGCAGCGCGCGCCCGCGCTCGCCGCCGAACTGTTCGACACCGGCGTCAACATGGGCCCGGCGGTCGCCGCGCGCTTCCTGCAACGCGCGCTCAACGGCCTCAACCGCAACGGCCGCGACTATCCCGACATGGGCGTCGACGGCCAGATCGGCCCCATCACCCTCGCCGCCCTCGCCGCGTTTCTCGACACGCGCGGCCCGCCCGGCGAGCGCGTGCTGCTCAAGGCGGTCGAGGCACTGCAGGGCGAACGCTACATCGCGCTCGCCGAAGGCCGCCCCGCCAACGAAGCCTTTCTCTACGGCTGGCTCGCGAACCGCATCGGTTCGTAA
- a CDS encoding TonB-dependent receptor family protein, protein MKTHFSAALLAASCLATPALADDSDQVPVIIVTAKANPEDPPVVAEARERLARTPGSVSVVAAEAYEDRFAVGTPDILRDVPGVLAAKRYGEEGRLSIRGSGLDQSFHQRGVMLAQDGVPFADADGFSDFQKIDPLGARFVEVYKGGNALRFGGAQLGGAINFVTPNGKTAQSPVLVRVEGGSYETVRGVAQVAGTSGAFDFYAGVNAFHSDGYRVQGYQDQVRGTLNLGWSFGEDHEVRAILYAADIYQGVPGTVTLGQALTNPRAPGTTVVAQNQRRNLGTFRGTLQTRLRLSDSLTFEGGVYATQTDLYHPVGVFILQDTDTQGAFGRFDWKGELAGMKADLFFGAFYREGGTEQDLFVNAAGAQGARIGDARQMANAIDLFAEGRLFVTEGLALVGGASWGHAGRDYLNRLNGRVAEQDYEWLAPRVGLLFETGDAQVYANVTRSVEPPHFGALAQTNLLGSVFVPLDPQRAWTAEIGTRGRSGAVAWDVTAYRAWVKGELLSFLTSPTIPSTIFNADETVHQGIEASVDWWILDGPEGRLRLRQTYGWSDFRFDGDAVYGDNRLPIAPVHSYRASLRYEGGSGVFVEPNFDWRPRATWADYRNMMKVPGYALLGIGAGFELGGVTLFVDARNLTDRHYVSDQSAAISASAASAIFHPGEGRTVIGGVRARF, encoded by the coding sequence ATGAAGACCCATTTTTCGGCCGCGTTGCTTGCGGCCAGCTGCCTTGCGACTCCGGCCCTTGCCGATGACAGCGATCAGGTGCCGGTGATCATCGTCACCGCCAAGGCCAATCCCGAAGACCCGCCCGTCGTCGCCGAAGCCCGCGAGCGGCTGGCGCGGACGCCGGGGTCGGTGTCGGTGGTCGCCGCCGAAGCCTATGAGGATCGGTTCGCGGTCGGGACGCCCGACATATTGCGCGACGTGCCGGGGGTGCTCGCCGCCAAGCGCTATGGCGAGGAGGGGCGGCTGTCGATCCGGGGATCGGGGCTGGACCAGAGTTTCCACCAGCGCGGCGTGATGCTGGCGCAGGACGGGGTGCCGTTCGCCGATGCCGACGGCTTTTCGGATTTCCAGAAGATCGATCCGCTGGGGGCGCGCTTTGTCGAAGTCTACAAGGGCGGCAATGCGCTGCGCTTTGGCGGGGCGCAGCTGGGCGGGGCGATCAATTTCGTGACGCCCAATGGCAAGACCGCGCAGTCGCCGGTGCTGGTGCGGGTCGAGGGTGGGAGCTACGAGACGGTGCGCGGGGTGGCGCAGGTCGCGGGCACATCGGGCGCGTTCGATTTCTATGCCGGGGTCAACGCCTTCCACAGCGATGGCTATCGCGTGCAGGGCTATCAGGATCAGGTTCGGGGCACGCTGAATCTGGGCTGGTCGTTCGGTGAGGATCATGAGGTCCGCGCGATCCTCTATGCTGCGGACATCTATCAGGGCGTGCCGGGGACGGTGACGCTGGGGCAGGCGCTGACCAACCCGCGTGCGCCGGGGACGACGGTGGTGGCGCAGAACCAGCGGCGCAATCTGGGGACGTTCCGTGGCACGCTCCAGACGCGGTTGCGACTGAGCGACAGCCTGACGTTCGAGGGCGGGGTCTATGCGACGCAGACCGACCTGTATCACCCGGTCGGCGTGTTCATCCTGCAGGACACCGATACGCAGGGCGCGTTCGGGCGGTTCGACTGGAAGGGTGAGCTCGCGGGCATGAAGGCCGATTTGTTCTTCGGCGCATTCTATCGCGAGGGCGGGACGGAGCAGGATCTGTTCGTCAATGCCGCCGGGGCGCAGGGCGCGCGGATTGGCGATGCGCGGCAGATGGCCAATGCGATCGACCTGTTTGCCGAGGGGCGGCTGTTCGTGACCGAGGGACTGGCGCTGGTGGGCGGGGCGAGCTGGGGCCATGCCGGGCGCGATTATCTGAACCGGCTGAACGGGCGCGTGGCCGAGCAGGACTATGAATGGCTCGCGCCGCGTGTCGGGCTGTTGTTCGAGACCGGCGATGCGCAGGTTTATGCCAATGTCACGCGGTCGGTCGAGCCGCCGCATTTCGGGGCGCTGGCGCAGACGAACCTGCTCGGGTCGGTGTTCGTGCCGCTCGATCCGCAGCGGGCGTGGACGGCGGAGATCGGGACGCGCGGGCGCAGCGGCGCGGTGGCGTGGGATGTCACCGCCTATCGCGCGTGGGTGAAGGGGGAGTTGCTGAGCTTCCTGACGTCGCCGACGATTCCTTCGACGATCTTCAACGCCGACGAGACGGTGCATCAGGGGATCGAGGCGAGTGTCGACTGGTGGATCCTGGATGGGCCGGAGGGGCGGTTGCGGCTGCGCCAGACCTATGGCTGGTCGGATTTCCGGTTCGATGGGGATGCGGTCTATGGCGACAATCGGCTGCCGATCGCGCCGGTGCATTCGTACCGGGCCTCGTTGCGGTATGAGGGCGGGAGCGGGGTGTTCGTCGAGCCGAATTTCGACTGGCGACCGCGCGCGACCTGGGCGGACTATCGCAATATGATGAAGGTGCCGGGCTATGCGTTGCTGGGTATCGGCGCCGGGTTTGAGCTGGGTGGGGTGACTTTGTTCGTCGATGCGCGGAACCTGACCGACAGGCATTATGTGTCGGATCAGTCGGCGGCGATCAGCGCGAGCGCGGCGAGTGCAATCTTTCACCCGGGTGAGGGGCGGACGGTGATTGGAGGGGTGCGGGCGCGCTTCTAA
- a CDS encoding DMT family transporter, which translates to MITSPIWLPATLLAAIFQPWRTAIQRRVSKDLSINAAGLVRYLYGLPFALAMAAAYQWLIAPAAFPTLGPWFLTYCIGGGLAQIVATNLLLMAFDQRNFVVGTAYSKTEAVQGALLSIVLLGEHLAPLSWLGIALGVAGVMILSAGGKRMTPGELLRALGQPGARFGIASGFFFALTAIAIRSATVQVGTPDPIRAALIVLATTVALQTLMQGAFVIWRERDQVGPVLRGWRVSGQVGLLSALGSACWFTGFATAPVALVRVVGQIEVAFTIAFGHFYLGERVSRSEVAGLLLVTAGVVAALAGSL; encoded by the coding sequence ATGATCACCTCCCCCATCTGGCTCCCCGCCACGCTCCTCGCCGCGATCTTCCAGCCCTGGCGCACCGCGATCCAGCGCCGGGTCAGCAAAGACCTGTCGATCAACGCTGCAGGGCTGGTCCGCTACCTCTACGGCCTACCCTTCGCGCTCGCGATGGCGGCCGCCTATCAGTGGCTCATCGCACCCGCCGCCTTCCCCACGCTCGGCCCGTGGTTCCTCACCTATTGCATCGGCGGCGGGCTCGCGCAGATCGTCGCCACCAACCTCCTCCTGATGGCGTTCGACCAGCGTAATTTCGTGGTCGGCACCGCCTATTCGAAAACCGAAGCCGTGCAGGGCGCATTGCTCTCGATCGTCCTGCTCGGCGAACATCTCGCTCCGCTAAGCTGGCTCGGCATCGCGCTCGGCGTCGCCGGGGTGATGATCCTCTCCGCCGGCGGCAAGCGCATGACGCCCGGCGAACTGCTCCGCGCGCTCGGCCAGCCCGGCGCGCGCTTCGGCATCGCCTCGGGCTTCTTCTTCGCGCTCACCGCCATCGCGATCCGCAGCGCGACGGTCCAGGTCGGCACCCCCGACCCGATCCGCGCCGCGCTGATCGTCCTCGCCACCACCGTCGCGCTTCAAACGCTGATGCAGGGCGCGTTCGTCATCTGGCGGGAACGCGATCAGGTCGGCCCGGTGCTGCGCGGCTGGCGCGTTTCGGGCCAGGTCGGCCTGCTCTCCGCGCTCGGCTCGGCCTGCTGGTTCACCGGCTTCGCCACCGCGCCCGTCGCCTTGGTCCGCGTCGTCGGCCAGATCGAGGTCGCCTTCACTATCGCCTTCGGCCATTTCTATCTCGGCGAGCGCGTGTCGCGCAGCGAGGTTGCCGGGCTGCTGCTGGTCACCGCCGGGGTCGTCGCGGCACTCGCCGGATCGCTGTAA
- a CDS encoding LysR family transcriptional regulator, whose amino-acid sequence MIKQPYMRWTQDTETAFLLALKATGTVRAAADAVGRCVGSAYKRRQRRPEFRERWDAMVAEWQAQWIEQRGTKVAETAPRERWDGWSDVRRRAFLRALAETGGIAEAAERVGLSRSAVTRLKARSPEFAAACAAALARALPCLEQVAWERAVEGWDEPIVHGGKVTGTRRRYSETLLRTLLVREQAARQAERVVAAKARTVPEYATRDETDTALLKALDRIAQHRRREAVVRADAWQEYERAVLAGERPGLVP is encoded by the coding sequence ATGATCAAGCAACCTTATATGCGCTGGACGCAGGATACCGAGACGGCGTTTCTGCTGGCGCTCAAGGCGACGGGGACGGTGCGGGCGGCGGCGGATGCGGTCGGGCGGTGTGTCGGGTCGGCCTATAAGCGGCGGCAGCGGCGGCCGGAGTTTCGCGAACGCTGGGACGCGATGGTGGCTGAGTGGCAGGCGCAGTGGATCGAGCAGCGCGGGACCAAGGTCGCGGAGACTGCGCCGCGCGAACGCTGGGACGGGTGGTCGGACGTGCGGCGGCGGGCGTTTCTGCGCGCGCTGGCCGAGACGGGCGGGATTGCCGAAGCTGCGGAACGGGTGGGGTTGTCGCGCAGTGCGGTGACGCGGCTGAAGGCGCGCTCACCCGAATTTGCGGCGGCGTGCGCGGCGGCGCTGGCGCGGGCGCTGCCGTGCCTGGAGCAGGTGGCGTGGGAGCGCGCGGTCGAGGGCTGGGACGAGCCGATCGTCCATGGCGGCAAGGTGACGGGGACTCGGCGGCGCTATTCGGAGACGCTGCTGCGCACGTTGCTGGTCCGCGAACAGGCGGCGCGGCAGGCGGAGCGGGTGGTGGCGGCGAAGGCGCGGACGGTGCCGGAATATGCGACGCGCGACGAGACCGACACGGCGTTGCTGAAGGCGCTGGACCGGATCGCGCAGCATCGGCGGCGCGAGGCGGTGGTGCGGGCGGATGCGTGGCAGGAATATGAGCGCGCGGTGCTGGCGGGGGAGCGGCCGGGGCTGGTGCCGTGA
- the hslV gene encoding ATP-dependent protease subunit HslV — protein sequence MSDKIQWHGTTILSVRKGGRVVIAGDGQVSQGSTVMKPNARKVRPLGDGSVIAGFAGATADAFTLFERLESKLERHQGQLLRAAVELAKDWRTDKYLRNLEAMLIVADKATTLIVTGNGDVLEPEAGIAAIGSGGNFALAAARALNDYEPDAETMCRKAMAIAAELCVYTNDRLTIESLDAAA from the coding sequence ATGAGCGACAAGATACAATGGCACGGCACGACAATCCTTTCCGTGCGCAAGGGCGGCCGCGTGGTCATCGCCGGCGACGGCCAGGTCTCGCAGGGTTCGACCGTGATGAAACCCAATGCCCGCAAGGTCCGCCCGCTGGGTGACGGCAGCGTCATCGCCGGGTTCGCCGGCGCCACCGCCGACGCCTTCACCCTGTTCGAGCGGCTGGAAAGCAAGCTCGAACGCCATCAGGGCCAGCTGCTCCGCGCCGCGGTCGAGCTGGCCAAGGACTGGCGCACCGACAAATATCTCCGCAACCTCGAAGCGATGCTGATCGTCGCGGACAAGGCGACGACGCTGATCGTCACCGGCAACGGCGACGTCCTCGAACCCGAAGCCGGCATCGCCGCGATCGGATCGGGCGGCAATTTCGCCCTCGCCGCCGCCCGCGCGCTCAACGATTACGAGCCGGATGCCGAGACGATGTGCCGCAAGGCAATGGCGATCGCCGCCGAGCTGTGCGTCTATACCAACGACCGCCTCACCATCGAATCGCTCGACGCAGCCGCATGA
- a CDS encoding fumarate hydratase — protein MVTIKTDDLIDSVADALQFISYYHPMDYIRALGVAYEAEQSPAAKDAIAQILTNSRMCAEGHRPICQDTGIVNVFVKWGMNCQLDDTSRSLQDVVDEGVRRAYLHPENKLRASVLADPAFTRRNTRDNTPCVLHVELVAGDKVHIDVAAKGGGSENKSKFKMMNPSDSIVDWVLEMLPQMGAGWCPPGMLGIGIGGTAEHCVLLAKKALMEQIDMASLKQRGPQNDLEALRIEIFDKVNALGIGAQGLGGLATILDVKIMDAPCHAAGKPVAMIPNCAATRHAHFTLDGSGPAYLEAPKLDEWPNVNWTPDKAAIRVDLDALTPEVVQSWKQGDRLLLNGKMLTGRDAAHKRIADMLAAGQELPVEFKGRVIYYVGPVDPVGEEVVGPAGPTTATRMDKFTRMMLDQGLLAMVGKAERGPAATDAIRDAKSAYLMAVGGAAYLVARAIKGSKVVGFEDLGMEAIYEFEVQDFPVTVAVDAEGNNVHQLAPLVWKDKIAKEKLLA, from the coding sequence ATGGTAACGATCAAGACCGACGACCTCATCGACAGCGTCGCCGACGCGCTTCAGTTCATCAGCTACTATCACCCGATGGACTATATCCGCGCGCTGGGCGTGGCGTATGAGGCCGAACAGTCCCCCGCCGCCAAGGACGCGATCGCCCAGATCCTGACCAACAGCCGCATGTGCGCCGAGGGGCATCGCCCGATCTGTCAGGACACCGGCATCGTCAACGTCTTCGTCAAATGGGGCATGAACTGCCAGCTCGACGACACCTCGCGCTCGCTTCAGGACGTGGTCGATGAAGGCGTCCGCCGTGCCTATCTCCACCCCGAAAACAAGCTGCGCGCCTCGGTCCTCGCCGACCCCGCCTTCACCCGCCGCAACACCCGCGACAACACCCCCTGCGTGCTCCATGTCGAGCTGGTCGCGGGTGACAAGGTCCATATCGACGTCGCGGCCAAGGGCGGCGGCAGCGAGAACAAGTCCAAGTTCAAGATGATGAACCCCAGTGACTCGATCGTCGACTGGGTGCTCGAAATGCTGCCCCAGATGGGCGCGGGCTGGTGCCCGCCCGGCATGCTCGGCATCGGCATCGGCGGCACCGCCGAACATTGCGTCCTCCTCGCCAAAAAGGCGCTGATGGAACAGATCGACATGGCCAGCCTCAAGCAGCGCGGGCCCCAGAACGACCTCGAAGCGCTGCGCATCGAGATTTTCGACAAGGTGAACGCACTCGGCATCGGCGCACAGGGGCTGGGCGGCCTCGCCACCATCCTCGACGTCAAGATCATGGACGCGCCCTGCCACGCCGCGGGCAAGCCGGTGGCGATGATCCCCAATTGCGCTGCCACTCGCCACGCGCACTTCACGCTGGACGGCAGCGGACCGGCCTATCTCGAAGCGCCGAAGCTCGACGAATGGCCGAACGTCAACTGGACGCCGGACAAGGCCGCGATCCGCGTCGATCTCGACGCGCTGACGCCCGAGGTCGTGCAAAGCTGGAAGCAGGGCGACCGCCTGCTGCTCAACGGCAAGATGCTCACCGGCCGCGACGCCGCGCACAAGCGGATCGCCGACATGCTCGCTGCGGGACAGGAGCTCCCCGTCGAGTTCAAGGGCCGCGTCATCTATTATGTCGGCCCGGTCGATCCGGTGGGCGAGGAAGTCGTCGGCCCTGCCGGCCCCACCACCGCGACGCGCATGGACAAGTTCACCCGCATGATGCTTGACCAGGGCCTGCTCGCGATGGTCGGCAAGGCCGAACGCGGCCCCGCCGCGACCGACGCGATCCGCGACGCCAAGTCCGCCTATCTCATGGCCGTCGGCGGCGCCGCCTATCTCGTCGCCCGCGCGATCAAGGGCAGCAAGGTCGTCGGCTTCGAGGATCTCGGCATGGAAGCGATCTACGAATTCGAGGTCCAGGACTTCCCCGTCACCGTCGCCGTCGATGCGGAGGGCAACAACGTCCACCAACTCGCGCCTTTGGTATGGAAGGACAAGATCGCGAAGGAAAAGCTGCTGGCCTGA